The following are encoded together in the Chanodichthys erythropterus isolate Z2021 chromosome 16, ASM2448905v1, whole genome shotgun sequence genome:
- the phb2a gene encoding prohibitin-2a — MASKDPGNFLQQLRQIAGRMGSGPRGAGLGLKLLIGAGALAYGVKEATYTVEGGQRAIIFNRIGGMQMDTVLSEGLHFRIPWFQYPIIYDIRARPRKISSLTGSKDLQMVNIGLRVLSRPSASSLPVMYQQLGKDYDERVLPSIVNEVLKSVVAKFNASQLITQRAQVSLLIRRDLFERAKDFNIILDDVAITELSFSKEYTAAVEAKQVAQQEAQRAQFYVEKAKQDQRQKIIQAEGEAEAAKLLGKAVTKNPGYLKLRRIRAAQNIAKTVATSQNKVYLSADSLVLNLQDNYFDKLSLGK, encoded by the exons ATGGCGAGTAAAGATCCCGGA AATTTTTTGCAGCAGCTGAGGCAGATTGCTGGCAGGATGGGGTCTGGCCCTCGAGGGGCTGGGCTGGGCTTGAAGCTGCTTATCGGAGCCGGAGCCCTTGCCTACGGGGTCAAAGAAGCCACATACACAG tggaGGGTGGCCAGAGAGCCATTATCTTCAACAGAATTGGAGGCATGCAGATGGACACTGTGCTTTCAGAAGGATTGCACTTCAG GATACCGTGGTTCCAGTACCCCATCATTTATGATATTCGAGCCAGGCCAAGGAAGATTTCATCCCTCACTGGAAGCAAAG ATCTTCAGATGGTGAACATAGGTCTTCGTGTGCTCTCTCGGCCCAGTGCCTCCAGCTTGCCAGTCATGTACCAGCAGTTGGGGAAAGACTATGATGAGCGTGTGCTTCCTTCCATTGTCAACGAGGTGCTCAAGAGCGTGGTGGCCAAGTTCAATGCCTCTCAACTGATCACCCAGAGAGCCCAG GTGTCACTACTCATAAGGAGAGATCTATTCGAGAGAGCTAAAGACTTTAACATCATCCTGGATGACGTGGCCATAACAGAGCTCAGCTTCAGCAAAGAGTACACCGCTGCTGTGGAGGCCAAACAAGTTG CCCAGCAGGAGGCCCAGAGGGCTCAGTTCTATGTAGAGAAGGCCAAACAGGACCAGAGACAGAAAATTATCCAGGCAGAGGGTGAAGCTGAGGCTGCTAAACTG TTGGGTAAAGCGGTTACGAAGAACCCTGGATACCTAAAACTTAGACGCATCAGAGCAGCCCAAAATATCGCCAAAACG GTGGCAACTTCTCAGAACAAGGTGTACCTGAGTGCAGACAGCCTTGTTTTAAACCTCCAGGACAACTACTTTGACAA GCTGTCACTGGGGAAATGA